One Psilocybe cubensis strain MGC-MH-2018 chromosome 9, whole genome shotgun sequence genomic window, TAACCAACATCAAACCTCATCTCCCAAATCTTATAACATACCGAAACCTAACTCAGATTGCCAACGTCTCCCGAATCATGAAGTCGTCTGTGCCACCCACCGCCAAGATTGCCAAAGACGCCAAAGAGTGCGTGCAAGAGTGTGTCTCCGAATTTATTTCGTTTATCACATCCGAGGCTGCGGAGAAATGCCAGCTCGAGAAGCGCAAGACAATAGGCGGGGAGGATATACTGTACGCGATGGGAACGCTTGGGTTTGAGAATTACGCAGAGACGTTAAAAATTCATCTAGCAAAGCTTAGACAGGTGAGTTTggtttccttttctcttgACATTCCCTAGGTGGAG contains:
- a CDS encoding Nuclear transcription factor Y subunit B-2, coding for MAELHPIIPRDENNQSSLALAAQDTPEPVPITEQEVGEYREQDRFLPIANVSRIMKSSVPPTAKIAKDAKECVQECVSEFISFITSEAAEKCQLEKRKTIGGEDILYAMGTLGFENYAETLKIHLAKLRQNGTTNASSTTNAARDQPIEPRMDGE